CGACGGGGGTGTAGCGTCGCGATCATGAAACCGTTAAGCGGCAGCACCACTGACCAGGCGCCGGCTGATCCCGCCGCCACAGACGACATGTTGGCCAGCCAGCCCATCGGCTATTGGGCCGGCCTCGTCAACGAGGCTGTGACGCGGCGTTTGCGTGATGCCATGGCCAGGATCGATGTAACCCAGCCGCAGTACTGGGTACTCAACCGAGTAGTCGGCGGCCCCACGGCACCCAGCCGTGAAGAGGTGGTCGCCCAGCTGACCCCCCTTGCGGGCGGGCAGCACGAGATCCCTCGGGTCATCGACCAGCTGCTGCACCGTGGCTGGCTGAGCATCGACGCCGGACAGGACCTGCACCTCACCGATTCCGGTGAGGCTGCCAGGGTTCGGCTGCGTGAGCTGGCCACGGAGCTGCGTGCCGAGGTCCATAAG
This Streptomyces sp. NBC_00539 DNA region includes the following protein-coding sequences:
- a CDS encoding MarR family winged helix-turn-helix transcriptional regulator, with translation MKPLSGSTTDQAPADPAATDDMLASQPIGYWAGLVNEAVTRRLRDAMARIDVTQPQYWVLNRVVGGPTAPSREEVVAQLTPLAGGQHEIPRVIDQLLHRGWLSIDAGQDLHLTDSGEAARVRLRELATELRAEVHKGISDEEYVSALKVLRTMIANVEGDGSS